The following coding sequences lie in one Gammaproteobacteria bacterium genomic window:
- a CDS encoding aminodeoxychorismate synthase component I, whose translation MLHRFEHELDLIELQHTDTNIFPYLLDSAAHGSCYARDEQSPTGFRKQSTSLGRYSILFAYPQKILTLGSDNKLSYDKPLEHASNDFLDAFDKIWEEQHKTINNEHKLPFLGGWFLYLAYELAQQIEPSVEFHSQQYQVNGLPIAFACRIPVAVIVDHVEKTSYLVAEVGFQTEFKQLLQMLKGQENLDVSNPSTYINSVSILKVEDPDIYRASIQKTREYIYAGDIFQANLSRAWHGEISKPLDSANLYRKLRESNPGPFAGLMYHNNAIVMSSSPERLLKVDNDKASTRPIAGTRPRTQLLNEDELMRRELFKHPKERAEHVMLIDLERNDLGRICEPGSIEVDELMVIESYEHVHHIVSNVSGNLKPNVSPGQALKAVFPGGTITGCPKVRCMEIISELEKKPREAYTGSMGYVNHNGNMDMNILIRTIQIQADQISFRAGGGIVYDSDPDNEVLETRAKAKGMLQALNEFSQ comes from the coding sequence TTGCTGCACCGGTTTGAACATGAACTGGATCTAATCGAACTACAACATACCGATACGAATATTTTTCCGTATCTTCTAGACAGTGCGGCACATGGCTCATGCTATGCGCGTGATGAACAGAGTCCCACCGGGTTTAGAAAGCAGAGTACATCGCTTGGGCGTTATAGCATTCTATTCGCCTATCCCCAAAAAATCTTAACACTGGGTTCCGATAATAAGCTGTCTTATGACAAACCCCTGGAGCACGCCTCTAACGATTTTCTTGACGCATTTGACAAGATTTGGGAAGAACAACATAAGACAATTAACAACGAGCATAAGCTTCCGTTTCTTGGTGGCTGGTTTTTATATCTGGCATATGAGCTTGCACAACAAATAGAACCCAGCGTTGAATTTCATAGTCAGCAATATCAAGTAAATGGATTGCCAATTGCATTCGCCTGCCGCATCCCAGTAGCTGTAATTGTAGACCATGTAGAAAAAACCAGTTACTTAGTGGCTGAAGTCGGGTTTCAAACAGAATTTAAACAATTACTCCAGATGCTTAAAGGTCAAGAAAATCTTGATGTGAGCAATCCATCTACTTATATAAATTCTGTTTCAATACTTAAAGTAGAAGACCCGGATATTTATCGGGCATCTATCCAGAAAACCAGGGAATACATTTACGCCGGCGATATATTCCAGGCTAATTTGTCACGTGCATGGCATGGAGAAATCAGTAAGCCCCTGGACTCTGCAAATTTGTACCGTAAGTTGCGTGAATCAAATCCCGGCCCTTTTGCGGGTTTGATGTATCACAACAATGCTATCGTTATGAGTTCGTCTCCGGAAAGGCTATTAAAGGTAGATAACGATAAAGCCAGTACACGTCCGATCGCCGGTACTCGCCCACGCACACAGCTCCTAAATGAAGACGAACTGATGCGACGCGAGCTCTTCAAGCACCCAAAAGAACGAGCCGAGCATGTGATGCTCATTGACCTCGAACGTAATGATCTGGGTCGCATATGCGAACCTGGAAGCATAGAGGTTGATGAGCTAATGGTAATCGAATCTTATGAACATGTGCATCATATTGTGTCTAATGTAAGCGGAAATCTTAAACCGAATGTAAGCCCGGGACAGGCACTTAAAGCTGTTTTTCCAGGAGGCACTATTACTGGTTGCCCAAAGGTGCGTTGTATGGAAATTATTTCGGAGTTGGAAAAAAAACCGCGCGAAGCGTACACCGGCTCTATGGGTTATGTGAATCATAATGGCAATATGGACATGAATATTCTGATTCGAACGATCCAGATCCAGGCTGATCAGATCAGTTTTAGAGCCGGTGGCGGAATAGTGTATGACTCAGATCCGGATAATGAGGTGCTGGAAACTCGTGCCAAGGCCAAAGGCATGCTACAAGCATTGAATGAATTCTCTCAATGA
- the gspK gene encoding type II secretion system minor pseudopilin GspK, whose translation MNFNYVNINRQKQNGVALIVILLIVAIVAALATQMHWQHRISLKRIDNLSTLSQARQYAIGGENWAREILLEDLKESTNDNLKELWAEPLPPLPIEGGAIQGQMYDLQSRFNLNNLISKDGKINRDSVAQFKRLLRSLEIDENYAVSIADWIDSDNYPEFPGGAEDSSYSSLPVPYLTANQYITDISELMNIKDMNKSVYQQLKPFVAALPVETSININTASAEVLVSINQQISTSDIDSIISSRESSPFESVDEFYRMLNLDKPDNSDALDIQSEYFLTEVEVLLHDKIYRRHIYLFRDSQSGSVSAYQYTHSPTALNIEQNNNDQNNSKIESG comes from the coding sequence ATGAATTTTAATTATGTAAATATAAATCGCCAAAAACAAAATGGCGTTGCGCTTATAGTAATTCTATTGATTGTAGCAATCGTTGCTGCGCTCGCAACACAAATGCACTGGCAACACCGCATTAGCTTGAAGCGAATCGATAACCTGTCTACGCTTTCCCAAGCTCGACAATATGCAATTGGTGGAGAGAACTGGGCCAGAGAAATATTGCTGGAAGACCTTAAAGAGTCTACAAATGACAATTTAAAAGAACTTTGGGCGGAACCATTACCACCCTTACCTATTGAAGGAGGGGCAATTCAAGGTCAAATGTATGATTTACAATCCCGTTTTAATTTAAATAATCTGATATCAAAAGACGGCAAGATAAATAGAGATTCTGTTGCACAATTTAAACGATTATTACGATCCCTTGAGATTGATGAAAATTATGCAGTAAGTATTGCTGATTGGATTGATTCTGATAATTATCCGGAATTTCCCGGGGGCGCTGAAGACTCAAGTTACAGTTCATTACCAGTTCCCTATCTGACGGCAAATCAGTACATCACAGATATATCTGAATTGATGAACATTAAAGACATGAACAAATCCGTATATCAGCAATTGAAGCCATTTGTTGCTGCATTACCGGTTGAGACCTCAATTAATATAAACACAGCCAGCGCAGAAGTCCTGGTCTCTATCAATCAACAAATAAGTACCAGTGATATAGACTCAATTATTAGTTCAAGAGAATCCAGCCCTTTTGAGTCTGTTGATGAATTTTATCGAATGCTCAATTTAGATAAACCCGACAATTCCGATGCACTTGATATTCAAAGCGAATATTTTTTAACTGAAGTTGAAGTATTATTGCATGATAAAATATACAGACGTCATATTTATCTTTTTAGAGACTCACAATCAGGAAGCGTAAGCGCTTATCAGTATACACACTCGCCAACTGCGTTAAATATTGAGCAAAACAACAATGATCAGAACAACTCGAAAATTGAATCCGGTTAA
- the fabD gene encoding ACP S-malonyltransferase → MTNPENSSHNYAVVFPGQGSQSLAMLDGWSGHSELLDNILQEADECLGYDIGGIIQSGPLEKLNQTEITQPAMLIAGVLAWRVWLQHCKSNNLKLPAYLAGHSLGEYSALVAAGVLSFGDALQLVEYRGQCMQDAVPAGTGAMAAILGLNDEEVVQGCAMAAEVGIVEAVNFNAPGQVVIAGEKAAVEKAQEVLKESGARRVLPLPVSVPSHCQLMIPAAKRLANRLDSIEFNVPSIPVIHNTDVETHREVTDIKKVLVRQLHNPVRWVESMQKIQASGTKIIIECGPGKVLSGLQKRISRDLTAFPLFDNNSLLILQEAFAGKA, encoded by the coding sequence ATGACTAATCCTGAAAACTCATCTCATAATTATGCTGTGGTATTTCCCGGACAAGGTTCGCAAAGTCTGGCTATGCTCGATGGATGGTCTGGACATTCAGAGTTACTCGATAATATATTGCAAGAGGCCGATGAATGTCTCGGCTATGATATTGGTGGAATTATTCAATCTGGCCCGCTTGAGAAATTAAACCAGACTGAAATAACACAACCGGCCATGTTGATTGCCGGCGTGCTGGCATGGCGTGTATGGCTACAACACTGTAAAAGCAATAACTTAAAGTTACCTGCGTATTTGGCTGGTCATAGTCTGGGAGAGTATTCGGCTCTTGTTGCGGCTGGGGTATTGAGTTTTGGTGATGCATTGCAGCTGGTTGAATATCGCGGTCAATGCATGCAAGATGCGGTACCAGCGGGCACAGGCGCTATGGCAGCGATCTTGGGATTGAACGATGAAGAGGTCGTACAGGGTTGTGCAATGGCTGCCGAAGTAGGGATCGTAGAAGCGGTGAATTTCAATGCCCCTGGCCAAGTCGTGATTGCCGGCGAAAAAGCTGCGGTTGAAAAAGCCCAAGAGGTACTCAAAGAATCAGGCGCACGTCGCGTTTTGCCCTTGCCAGTCAGTGTGCCATCGCATTGTCAGTTGATGATTCCGGCGGCAAAGCGACTGGCCAACCGGCTAGATTCAATAGAATTCAATGTGCCATCGATACCTGTAATTCATAACACTGATGTAGAAACACATCGCGAGGTAACAGACATTAAAAAAGTGCTGGTCAGGCAATTGCATAATCCAGTGCGTTGGGTTGAGTCCATGCAAAAAATACAAGCATCGGGTACTAAAATAATAATTGAATGTGGCCCCGGTAAAGTATTGAGCGGTCTTCAAAAAAGAATTTCCAGAGACCTTACGGCTTTTCCATTGTTTGATAACAATAGTTTACTGATTCTACAAGAAGCATTTGCTGGCAAAGCGTAA
- the mltG gene encoding endolytic transglycosylase MltG translates to MGKLFGGLLLVVLLLSAGLYVWYQDALVSPLNIATSENYTLNIKKGDTLNAVARRLENDGIISNALLIRLHAKQQNQAHKIKAGQYVLDNKLNIPELLIKLVEGKVVLEQITIPEGLTFREMLALLHNNSNIIPSLKDKSDAEIMLAIGQADVTPEGQFLPETYRFAKGTEDRVILKQSFNAMQEVLKAAWENRNPDIEIKTPYEALILASIIEKETGVFDEQATIAGVFNSRLRIGMRLQTDPTVIYGMGDRYTGNIRKRDLQTDTPYNTYTRSGLPPTPIALPGKNAIMAALNPEQHKKLYFVATGDGDGRHYFSESLAEHQLAVQRYLRNYRKQNK, encoded by the coding sequence ATGGGTAAACTATTTGGTGGATTGCTACTTGTCGTTCTTCTGCTAAGCGCCGGATTATATGTATGGTATCAAGACGCCCTGGTGTCGCCATTGAATATTGCTACGAGTGAGAATTACACCCTGAACATTAAAAAGGGCGATACCTTGAATGCTGTGGCCAGACGACTGGAAAACGACGGAATTATTAGCAATGCCTTATTAATACGTTTGCACGCTAAACAGCAAAATCAGGCTCACAAGATTAAGGCAGGGCAATACGTTCTCGATAACAAGTTAAATATTCCTGAGTTATTAATAAAATTGGTGGAGGGTAAAGTTGTTCTGGAACAGATCACCATACCTGAAGGCTTAACTTTTCGTGAAATGCTCGCTCTTTTACACAATAATTCCAACATCATTCCAAGCTTGAAAGACAAGAGCGATGCTGAAATTATGCTGGCGATCGGTCAAGCTGATGTGACGCCTGAAGGGCAGTTTCTACCCGAAACCTATAGATTTGCAAAAGGCACAGAAGATCGCGTTATTTTGAAACAATCTTTTAATGCCATGCAGGAAGTGTTGAAAGCTGCCTGGGAAAATCGAAATCCGGATATCGAGATTAAAACACCCTACGAAGCACTGATACTGGCTTCAATAATAGAAAAGGAAACGGGGGTGTTTGATGAACAGGCAACTATCGCAGGAGTGTTTAATTCACGCCTGAGGATTGGTATGCGTTTGCAAACCGATCCCACCGTTATCTATGGCATGGGTGACAGATATACGGGCAATATACGCAAACGTGACCTGCAAACCGATACTCCATACAACACTTATACCCGGTCGGGTCTTCCTCCCACGCCCATTGCGTTGCCCGGGAAAAATGCAATTATGGCGGCGCTTAACCCCGAACAACATAAAAAACTGTATTTTGTAGCGACTGGAGACGGTGATGGACGACATTATTTTTCCGAGTCGCTTGCCGAGCATCAACTAGCTGTACAGCGATATTTACGAAATTACCGTAAACAGAATAAATAG
- the gspJ gene encoding type II secretion system minor pseudopilin GspJ: MQPKSLHRNIVKLAPNISGFTLLEILLAVFIFALISIGAYKVSSISQQSAELMLNAQNRLRDVSISLEMIEKDFTQISARNWRDPFSNLYNSSLSTDPSEAYVVQLVRGGWKNPLNIARSELQLVRYRLQDKVLIREHALHVDNLGSLEFTKTELVTNVNSISLTFFDQIKRSDANQAADTNKWPPISNNPAPTQNSDGSNVPLPSYPLPIAVEIRLDLEDYGEISKIINLPPAGA; this comes from the coding sequence ATGCAACCCAAATCATTACATCGCAATATTGTAAAACTGGCTCCAAACATATCTGGTTTCACCTTATTGGAAATACTACTCGCTGTGTTTATCTTTGCATTAATATCTATCGGAGCTTATAAAGTTTCCAGCATTTCACAACAAAGCGCTGAGCTCATGCTTAATGCACAAAACAGGTTGCGAGATGTGAGCATCAGTTTGGAAATGATCGAAAAAGATTTTACCCAAATATCCGCCAGAAACTGGCGCGACCCATTTAGTAATTTATATAACTCGTCGCTTTCTACTGATCCGTCTGAGGCATACGTCGTGCAATTAGTACGCGGTGGCTGGAAAAATCCATTGAATATTGCACGCTCGGAGTTGCAATTAGTTCGATACCGTTTACAAGATAAAGTCTTAATTAGAGAGCATGCGCTGCATGTAGACAACCTCGGTTCACTGGAATTCACCAAGACTGAGTTAGTGACAAATGTAAATTCTATTAGTCTTACATTTTTCGATCAAATCAAGCGTAGTGATGCAAATCAGGCAGCTGACACTAATAAATGGCCCCCGATAAGCAACAATCCAGCTCCCACTCAAAATAGTGACGGCTCTAATGTACCCTTACCATCCTACCCCTTACCGATTGCAGTTGAAATCAGACTAGACTTAGAAGATTATGGTGAAATCTCTAAAATTATCAATCTACCTCCTGCCGGCGCATGA
- the fabG gene encoding 3-oxoacyl-ACP reductase FabG, whose product MHDFSNKIALVTGASRGIGAAIANALGAGGATVIGTATSQKGADNISALFSDKAITGRGAILDVRDNDAVQKLVKEISSQEGAPQILVNNAGITRDNLLLRMSEEEWSDIINTDLSSVYRTSKACLRGMMKARSGRIVNISSVVGSMGNAGQSNYAAAKAGMAGFAKSMAREVGSRGITVNTVAPGYIQTDMTDALNDEQTSGLLSQIPLARMGQVADIANAVCFLCSDEAGYITGETLHVNGGMYMI is encoded by the coding sequence ATGCATGATTTTAGTAACAAAATAGCATTAGTCACTGGCGCTTCCAGGGGCATTGGAGCCGCAATCGCCAATGCTCTTGGGGCGGGCGGAGCAACTGTGATCGGTACTGCGACCTCGCAAAAAGGGGCAGATAATATTTCGGCACTTTTTAGTGATAAAGCAATAACTGGTCGGGGTGCAATTTTGGATGTCAGAGATAATGATGCAGTGCAAAAACTGGTCAAGGAGATATCATCACAAGAGGGAGCTCCTCAAATCCTGGTCAATAACGCGGGAATCACTCGGGATAACTTGCTATTACGTATGTCTGAGGAAGAATGGTCCGATATTATCAACACAGACCTCAGTTCCGTTTACCGGACCAGTAAGGCCTGTTTACGCGGCATGATGAAGGCCAGAAGCGGCCGTATTGTAAATATTTCGTCGGTCGTAGGGAGCATGGGAAATGCCGGACAAAGCAACTACGCAGCCGCTAAAGCTGGAATGGCGGGTTTTGCCAAATCCATGGCGCGAGAGGTTGGTTCGAGAGGCATTACGGTCAATACTGTAGCTCCTGGCTATATTCAAACAGACATGACCGACGCATTGAATGATGAACAGACTTCGGGCTTATTGTCTCAGATCCCGTTGGCCAGAATGGGGCAAGTCGCGGATATAGCCAACGCAGTCTGTTTCTTGTGTTCTGACGAAGCAGGCTATATTACGGGTGAAACCCTGCATGTGAATGGTGGTATGTATATGATTTAA
- a CDS encoding aminotransferase class IV, giving the protein MNKYWINANEVSVEMFRGASEEILHETGVSGFFETMLWINNKIPLLNYHANRLKHSAKIQNIKSNIAALFRSDISLMPDFEHGLAKYQVFHSMSSNRVDRFLSVENPRSYPASNWTIGIATFLPEESLVLDAMSGGIKSTERSAYEQLQSKYLSDQYAEILVKDDNDFVVEGTKTNIFLIKANQIITPDLQGGGVAGVMRAYLIQQMKSCGITVQIEPVTIDTMNSCDTMFLSNALIGLWPVHTLVDAGQNSHSKNTKHPLIAKIRTLLPREFKHG; this is encoded by the coding sequence ATGAACAAATACTGGATAAATGCCAATGAAGTTTCTGTCGAGATGTTTAGGGGTGCTTCGGAGGAAATCTTGCATGAAACAGGCGTATCAGGTTTTTTTGAAACTATGCTTTGGATTAATAATAAGATTCCATTACTCAATTATCATGCGAATAGATTAAAACACAGCGCAAAGATTCAAAATATCAAGTCAAATATTGCGGCACTGTTTCGATCAGATATATCACTAATGCCTGACTTTGAACACGGACTGGCAAAGTACCAGGTGTTTCACTCAATGAGTTCCAATCGTGTAGATCGATTTCTGAGTGTGGAAAATCCCAGAAGCTATCCTGCGAGCAATTGGACAATTGGTATTGCGACTTTCCTGCCAGAAGAATCGCTCGTATTGGATGCGATGTCCGGGGGGATCAAGTCGACCGAGCGTAGTGCTTACGAACAACTCCAGTCCAAATATCTGTCTGATCAATATGCGGAGATTCTTGTCAAAGACGACAATGATTTCGTAGTTGAGGGCACAAAAACCAATATTTTCCTGATTAAGGCAAACCAAATTATTACACCCGATCTACAGGGCGGTGGAGTTGCGGGTGTGATGCGCGCTTATTTGATACAGCAAATGAAATCATGTGGTATTACTGTGCAAATCGAACCTGTTACTATAGACACAATGAATTCTTGTGACACCATGTTTTTGAGCAACGCCTTGATCGGTTTGTGGCCAGTGCACACACTGGTTGATGCTGGTCAAAACTCGCATAGTAAGAACACTAAGCATCCTCTTATCGCAAAAATAAGAACCTTATTACCTCGAGAATTCAAGCATGGGTAA
- the fabF gene encoding beta-ketoacyl-ACP synthase II gives MSKRRVVISGMGIVSPVGSTLDSAWDAIQNGRSGISRIEAFDVENYPAKIGGEVSGFDVEKYLNSKESRKLDPFVHLGIAAGMDAIQDSGLNFEGELAERSGLIIGSGIGGLGAIEKNTLILNKNGSPRRISPFFIPGSIINMIAGELSIRYGIKGPNLALVTACTTGTHSIGLATRSIQYGECDVMIAGGAESAMTELGLGGFGAMRALSTRNDDPEAASRPWDAERDGFVMGSGAGILVLEELEHAKKRGAKIYAEVTGFGMSGDAHHMTAPPENGDGAKRCMQAAMRDAGVAPESIDYINAHGTSTPVGDKAETDAVKGAFSEHAYKLAVSSTKSMTGHLLGAAGSVEAIFTALALRDQVAPPTINYANPDPLCDLDYVPNAARSMKIDQAMNNSFGFGGTNGTLILKRFN, from the coding sequence ATGTCTAAACGTCGTGTAGTAATTAGCGGAATGGGAATAGTTTCTCCAGTTGGATCCACTCTGGATTCTGCCTGGGATGCAATTCAAAACGGACGTAGTGGAATCTCCCGAATCGAAGCATTTGATGTCGAGAACTATCCAGCCAAAATTGGCGGTGAGGTTTCCGGTTTTGATGTTGAAAAATATCTCAACAGCAAAGAGTCTCGTAAGCTCGATCCTTTTGTGCATTTGGGCATTGCAGCAGGGATGGATGCCATTCAGGACTCGGGACTGAACTTTGAAGGTGAATTGGCAGAGCGCAGTGGTCTTATTATTGGCTCCGGTATTGGTGGTCTAGGTGCGATAGAAAAAAACACCTTGATCCTGAATAAAAATGGCTCCCCGCGAAGAATTTCACCTTTCTTTATTCCAGGTAGCATTATCAACATGATCGCCGGCGAACTTTCCATTCGTTACGGCATCAAAGGCCCGAATCTGGCATTGGTTACAGCCTGTACTACGGGCACTCACAGCATTGGTCTTGCGACCCGTAGCATTCAATACGGCGAGTGCGATGTGATGATCGCCGGTGGTGCGGAAAGTGCCATGACAGAATTAGGCTTGGGCGGCTTTGGTGCCATGCGGGCATTATCAACACGCAACGATGATCCTGAAGCTGCAAGTCGTCCTTGGGACGCCGAACGCGATGGCTTTGTCATGGGTTCCGGAGCCGGCATTTTGGTATTGGAAGAACTTGAACACGCCAAAAAACGTGGTGCAAAAATATACGCAGAAGTCACCGGTTTCGGAATGAGTGGTGATGCACACCATATGACGGCACCACCAGAGAATGGTGATGGCGCCAAACGATGTATGCAAGCGGCGATGCGTGATGCGGGTGTTGCGCCGGAAAGTATTGATTACATAAATGCACATGGCACGTCTACACCGGTAGGCGATAAAGCTGAAACAGATGCGGTCAAAGGTGCCTTTTCAGAACATGCCTATAAACTGGCAGTCAGCTCGACCAAGTCCATGACCGGTCATTTATTAGGTGCGGCTGGTTCGGTAGAGGCAATTTTTACAGCACTGGCATTGCGTGACCAGGTTGCGCCTCCAACTATTAACTATGCAAATCCTGATCCGCTTTGTGATCTTGATTATGTGCCAAATGCAGCGCGCTCAATGAAAATTGACCAGGCCATGAATAATTCATTTGGTTTTGGCGGCACTAACGGCACACTTATCCTGAAACGTTTTAACTGA
- the gspI gene encoding type II secretion system minor pseudopilin GspI — protein sequence MKFDRSKGFTLIEVVVATFIVGLALVALAGTVQNLTRQTSLVKEKYVADLVANNVLAELRLAGQWPEIGENSDVVEMASQSWFYDTKVFATDVEQLRRIEVSVGLDDELKQTRATLIGFISSSPTVTAQPVEWVKSQEQDNQARFPDDLNPLQNSGN from the coding sequence ATGAAATTTGATCGTTCCAAAGGTTTTACGCTCATTGAAGTGGTTGTCGCCACCTTCATTGTCGGTTTGGCGCTGGTCGCACTGGCTGGAACTGTACAAAATTTGACCCGACAAACCAGTCTGGTTAAAGAAAAATACGTTGCCGACCTGGTTGCAAATAATGTGCTTGCCGAGCTACGACTCGCCGGCCAATGGCCAGAAATTGGCGAAAACAGTGATGTAGTTGAAATGGCTAGCCAAAGCTGGTTTTACGACACTAAAGTTTTTGCAACGGATGTAGAGCAATTACGGCGCATTGAGGTCAGCGTGGGTCTGGATGATGAGCTTAAGCAGACTCGCGCAACTTTGATAGGATTTATCAGTTCCAGCCCAACCGTGACGGCGCAACCTGTTGAGTGGGTTAAATCTCAAGAACAAGATAATCAAGCGAGATTTCCTGACGATTTAAACCCGCTACAAAATTCTGGGAATTAA
- the gspH gene encoding type II secretion system minor pseudopilin GspH gives MSNIRSGFTLIEFLTVIVILAVVAGMVSIAIQGDPNRLLENSARKFIAEFNLVTEESALLGNEYGLQINDNAYRYLHWDQIKWQTPQDPAMATLLYFPDEITPELILDQNSVLYLETEDNQGIDFSENEKEIEPPQVLVLSSGEVTPFTLILRTVYNDDYISIDIDSLGRVKLTFHNEI, from the coding sequence ATGTCAAATATCAGATCAGGTTTTACCCTGATCGAATTTCTTACCGTAATTGTGATTCTCGCAGTCGTTGCTGGAATGGTGAGTATTGCAATTCAAGGCGATCCAAATCGCCTATTGGAAAATTCTGCGCGTAAATTCATAGCCGAATTTAATTTAGTTACTGAAGAGTCCGCATTACTCGGAAATGAGTATGGCTTGCAAATAAATGACAATGCCTACCGTTATCTGCATTGGGATCAAATCAAATGGCAAACACCACAAGATCCTGCGATGGCGACATTACTATACTTTCCGGACGAAATCACTCCCGAACTAATTCTGGATCAAAACTCGGTATTGTATTTAGAAACAGAAGACAATCAAGGCATTGATTTCAGCGAGAATGAAAAAGAAATTGAACCACCTCAGGTATTAGTACTCTCAAGTGGAGAAGTTACCCCCTTTACCTTAATACTCAGAACTGTATACAACGATGACTATATTTCTATTGATATTGACAGTCTCGGACGTGTAAAACTCACGTTTCATAATGAAATTTGA
- the acpP gene encoding acyl carrier protein has translation MSIEERVKKIVAEQLGVKEDQLNNDASFVDDLGADSLDTVELVMALEEEFDTEIPDEEAEKITTIQLAIDYVKSHSS, from the coding sequence ATGAGTATAGAAGAACGCGTCAAGAAAATTGTCGCAGAACAGTTAGGTGTTAAAGAAGATCAATTAAACAACGATGCTTCTTTTGTGGATGATCTGGGTGCAGATTCACTTGATACAGTTGAATTGGTGATGGCTCTCGAAGAAGAATTTGATACAGAAATTCCTGACGAAGAAGCTGAAAAGATCACAACCATTCAATTGGCAATTGATTACGTAAAAAGTCATTCGAGTTAA
- the rrtA gene encoding rhombosortase produces the protein MGYGSKVRGPIAMTSNKMVWLFCGFLLAVGVGFEFQGDAGRQLLRYQSDFHVNHEYWRLMTAHLVHLGWSHFIVNALALVLIFLMYADCFTVKIWLASFLVLCFGVSLSLMVFYPELQWYLGMSGVLHGLLASALGFSLLKRIYKFTSEFGVEDFVLFTGLVGKLVYEQIIGSLPFTQSASGGSVVINAHLYGAITGCIWALFLFKFTHSNK, from the coding sequence ATGGGTTATGGCAGCAAAGTAAGGGGTCCTATTGCGATGACATCAAACAAGATGGTATGGCTTTTTTGCGGTTTTCTCCTCGCAGTTGGCGTAGGTTTCGAATTTCAGGGTGATGCGGGACGACAACTCTTACGTTATCAATCCGATTTTCATGTTAACCATGAATATTGGCGGTTGATGACAGCACATCTGGTTCATTTGGGCTGGAGTCATTTTATTGTCAATGCGCTTGCGCTTGTTTTGATCTTTCTCATGTACGCTGACTGCTTTACTGTAAAAATCTGGCTCGCAAGTTTTCTCGTGCTGTGTTTTGGCGTTTCTTTGAGTTTGATGGTTTTCTATCCGGAATTGCAATGGTATTTAGGTATGTCAGGAGTATTGCATGGTCTGCTTGCCAGCGCACTAGGGTTTTCATTGCTCAAACGAATCTATAAATTCACTTCAGAATTTGGAGTTGAAGATTTTGTGTTATTCACAGGGCTTGTGGGCAAGCTTGTGTATGAGCAAATAATTGGGTCATTGCCATTCACACAGTCCGCAAGTGGTGGGTCAGTTGTTATTAACGCCCATTTATATGGTGCAATTACCGGTTGTATCTGGGCCTTATTTCTGTTCAAATTCACCCATTCTAACAAATGA
- the gspG gene encoding type II secretion system major pseudopilin GspG, whose translation MNRKIINSQKTNYGFTLIEMLVVVAIMATLMALIAPRFIERAEEAKVTATVAQLQQISTALDMYKLDNSTYPTIDQGLQALVEKPFGSPEPKNWKHYLNEVPLDAWKNEIYYVYPGEHGVYDLYSLGADGQQGGEGSNADIGNWTQN comes from the coding sequence ATGAATCGTAAAATCATCAATTCGCAAAAAACCAATTATGGATTTACCCTGATTGAAATGTTAGTTGTTGTAGCCATAATGGCCACATTAATGGCGCTGATTGCTCCAAGATTCATTGAAAGGGCAGAAGAGGCAAAAGTGACTGCAACTGTTGCACAACTTCAACAGATCTCTACTGCTCTAGATATGTATAAACTCGACAACTCGACATATCCAACTATTGATCAAGGACTCCAAGCCCTTGTAGAAAAACCTTTCGGCAGTCCAGAACCCAAGAACTGGAAACATTATCTGAATGAAGTACCCCTAGATGCCTGGAAAAATGAAATTTATTATGTTTATCCAGGTGAGCATGGAGTCTATGACCTCTACAGTCTTGGCGCGGATGGTCAGCAAGGGGGCGAAGGATCGAACGCAGATATTGGAAACTGGACCCAAAATTAA